GGGGCGCGGCTTGATGTGCTGCATCCGGCTGTCCTGCGCCTGATTGCCTTTTGCTGTGAAGGCGCTGCCAGGCACAAACGCCCTGTGGCGGTTTGCGGCGCGGCGGCAGGCGATGAAATTGCCGGGCTGGCACTTGCCGCACTTGGCGTTGATGAATTGTCGATGGAACCGCAGCGCATTGCCGCCACCAAGGAACGCCTGCGCAAAACTGATCTGAGGGCATTGCGCAAACAGGTTGATAAAGCCTTGTTACTTGACAATGGTGCGCAAGTGCGCGCCGCACTTGGCGCATGGCTTAAAACGCACAGAATATGGGAATAAACGTGCGCGGAGGGCAGAACAGCCCTTCCGCGTTTTCACTTTTTTACTGAGGCTTTTGGTACCGGGAGGTAAACACGATGAAAAACCTCAACATTATGAATGCACTGCAACTGCTCGGGCGTTCGCTCATGCTGCCGATTGCTGTATTGCCGGTGGCGGGTATTCTGCTGCGCGTTGGCGCGGGGGATCTTCTGAACATTCCGGCTATTTCAGCCGCCGGGGGAGCAATTTTTGACAATCTGGCGCTGATTTTTGCGATTGGTATCGCCGTTGGCCTTGCAAGGGATAACCACGGTGCTGCCGCCCTTGCCGGTGCGACAGCTTTCCTGATTTTGAGCGGCACGCTCAAGACACTTGACCCGGAAATCAATATGGGGGTGCTGGGAGGTATTATCAGCGGTATTATGGCCGGTGTTTACTATAACCGGTTCAAGGATATCAAACTGCCGGAATATCTGGCATTTTTCGGCGGGCGGCGTTTTGTGCCGATTATCTCCGGCGCAACGGCATTGCTTCTCGGATTTATCTTTTTCTATATCTGGCCTCCTATTCAGGACGGGCTTAAACAGATCGGCAATATGATCATTGCCTCGGGCAGTATCGGCCTATTCTTCTATGGTGTGCTGAACCGCCTGTTGATTGTCACCGGCCTGCACCATGTCATCAACAATCTGGTGTGGTTCCAGTTCGGTGACTTCACAGACAGTGCAGGCAAAATTGTCCATGGTGATCTGTGGCGCTTTTTTGCCGGCGACAAGAGTGCCGGCGCATTCATGGCCGGTATGTTCCCGCCCATCATGTTCGGGCTGCCGGCGGTAGCGCTTGCCATGTATCGCTGTGCCAGGCCGGAACGCCGCCATCTGGTCGGCGGCATGCTGCTTTCACTGGCGCTCACCGCTTTCCTTACCGGTATCACAGAACCGATTGAATTTGCCTTCATGTTCCTCGCACCGGTGCTTTACGCGGTTCACGCCGTGCTTACCGGTATTTCCATGGTGGTGATGAACCTGCTTGGTATCAAACTCGGTTTTACCTTCTCCGCCGGGGCGTTTGACTATGTGTTGTCTTACGGCATTTCAACCAATCCCTGGCTGCTTATTCCGGTCGGTCTGGTTTATTTCGCAGTTTATTACTTCATCTTCAGCTGGGCTATCCGCCGGTTTGACCTCAAGGTTATCGGCCGTGAGGATGAACAGGCAGGAGCTGCCGCACCGGCTGCAACCGCCACCAGCGGCAGCGAAGCAGGCCGGGAGTTTGTTCTGGCTCTTGGCGGCGCGGATAACCTGCCCTCTATCGGCGCCTGCACCACACGGTTGCGGCTTGTCGTCAAAGACCAGAACAGGATTGATGAGGCAAAGCTGAAAGCACTGGGCGCTATGGCCGTGATGAAATTGCGCGACGGCAATGTGCAGGTTATTCTTGGCCCCATTGCTGACAACACCGCACAGGATATGCGCAATTATGTCAGTTCAGGGGCCGACACCGGCAGCGACAGCAGACAAACTGCGCCCGTCAGCACAAGCGCCCCAATGGCCGCAACGGCAGACTCTGCTGTCGATCTGCTAAGCGCTGATATGCTGGCAAACTGGCTCAAAGCGCTTGGCGGGCAGGAAAACCTGCAGGAGGCACGCGCTATTGCCACAACACGGCTGCGCTTGCAGCTTGCCAATGATCAGGCGCTGGATATCAATGCGCTGAGCAATCTCGGCGCACAGGCGGTTGAACCGCTGGGCAACGGGCTGGTGCACCTGATCTTCGGATCAGATACTCTGCCGCGCGCTTTGGCAACGCAATTGTCAGAATAAAAACCTTATCCGCTGTGATTTTAAAATCACGGCGGATAATACACAAGGATAAGGCCATTGTAACTGTCTGCTTTGACAAACCCGCAATGGCCTTATCTGTTAATCCCGTATGACAGGTCGGTCAGTACGTTTCACCGCCCTTTTGTTTGCGGAGCAGATTATTGATAAAACGCAGCCGTACGCGCAATATTTGTGAAATTTGCAGCGGTGTCACGCCTCTTTCTGCCAGTTCAAGAATAAACCGGTCACGCAGATGTTTCAGCTCATTATTATGGGAATCTTCCTTTTCATCATCATCAGCCGGATTATTTTCTTCCTCAAGATCAGCAATGCTTACATTCTCTGCATTTGTATCTTTGGTAATCTGTACAGTTATTGTTGCTTTTTGCTTTACACTCTGGGCAAGGAAACCACCCATTAAAGCACCAAGCATAGCAGTATCCATCAGACCGGCTTTGTTTGTCGCAAACAAATCATTCATGGCTTTTCCTTTAAAGTTCAACTTTTCAAGAAAAGCAGCAAAACCATTTTCATATTCAGTATTTATC
This is a stretch of genomic DNA from Candidatus Tokpelaia hoelldoblerii. It encodes these proteins:
- the nagE gene encoding Protein-N p-phosphohistidine-sugar phosphotransferase (bhsal10420), which encodes MKNLNIMNALQLLGRSLMLPIAVLPVAGILLRVGAGDLLNIPAISAAGGAIFDNLALIFAIGIAVGLARDNHGAAALAGATAFLILSGTLKTLDPEINMGVLGGIISGIMAGVYYNRFKDIKLPEYLAFFGGRRFVPIISGATALLLGFIFFYIWPPIQDGLKQIGNMIIASGSIGLFFYGVLNRLLIVTGLHHVINNLVWFQFGDFTDSAGKIVHGDLWRFFAGDKSAGAFMAGMFPPIMFGLPAVALAMYRCARPERRHLVGGMLLSLALTAFLTGITEPIEFAFMFLAPVLYAVHAVLTGISMVVMNLLGIKLGFTFSAGAFDYVLSYGISTNPWLLIPVGLVYFAVYYFIFSWAIRRFDLKVIGREDEQAGAAAPAATATSGSEAGREFVLALGGADNLPSIGACTTRLRLVVKDQNRIDEAKLKALGAMAVMKLRDGNVQVILGPIADNTAQDMRNYVSSGADTGSDSRQTAPVSTSAPMAATADSAVDLLSADMLANWLKALGGQENLQEARAIATTRLRLQLANDQALDINALSNLGAQAVEPLGNGLVHLIFGSDTLPRALATQLSE
- a CDS encoding Hypothetical protein (bhsal10430) yields the protein MINTEYENGFAAFLEKLNFKGKAMNDLFATNKAGLMDTAMLGALMGGFLAQSVKQKATITVQITKDTNAENVSIADLEEENNPADDDEKEDSHNNELKHLRDRFILELAERGVTPLQISQILRVRLRFINNLLRKQKGGETY